In a single window of the Syntrophorhabdaceae bacterium genome:
- a CDS encoding cupin domain-containing protein, translating into MNIGTSSIGERIKTLRQAKSLTQEELASRAGLTKGFISQIERNLTSLSVESLIGILDALDEKPSNFFNGAFDEQIVFRLKDRVELEMEDVKSFKILVPAAQNRMLDPALLEMDPGEKTPEEEPHEGEEFGLVLSGSIELTLGGKIYKLKKGECFYFKATRKHFIANRRGNKAFVLWVSSPPNF; encoded by the coding sequence ATGAATATAGGAACATCCAGTATTGGTGAGAGAATAAAGACATTGAGGCAGGCGAAATCCCTGACTCAGGAGGAGCTCGCGTCACGGGCTGGCCTCACAAAAGGCTTTATCTCTCAAATTGAGCGGAATTTAACATCATTGTCCGTCGAGAGCCTCATCGGCATCCTCGACGCACTGGATGAAAAACCATCCAATTTTTTCAATGGTGCTTTTGACGAGCAGATAGTCTTCAGACTTAAAGACCGGGTGGAGTTGGAGATGGAGGACGTGAAGTCTTTTAAGATCCTCGTTCCCGCCGCCCAGAACAGAATGCTGGACCCTGCTCTTCTTGAAATGGACCCAGGCGAGAAAACGCCCGAAGAGGAACCCCATGAGGGTGAAGAATTCGGACTTGTTCTTTCCGGCAGCATCGAGCTCACCCTTGGTGGAAAAATTTATAAGCTGAAAAAGGGTGAGTGTTTTTATTTCAAAGCAACCCGGAAGCATTTTATAGCGAACAGGCGAGGGAATAAGGCGTTTGTCCTTTGGGTATCTTCGCCTCCTAATTTTTAG
- a CDS encoding thiamine pyrophosphate-binding protein, with protein MLGKDAILHFFEKKGIKNLFHLPGIHTLPFNEAITKNPRILSIRGRHESTLASMADGYARATGEAGILIVTPGPGLGNVVSGCMEAFSDDVPLLIIHIDTGRKDIGKGILHELVEPEAIFRHITKKTFCVSIADELIPLLDDAFCLAMAERRGPVMISIPYTLFEKEVPFTLPARPERQERLDLDEIEHVLAGKKHPVIIGGKGLMREELRPLLESLCVDRSIPFLTTTAGKGVLSEYGPCAFGNIMQRGTARRILDSADVVIALGTRLRDVDAKRRGIKIKDLIHIDTNGAWMGKNYAGACVVSGDLNAALVELHEVLGRARFNWDLEGLKRQQEEERSSLERDFMGFHIMKAVREAIPLETVTVWDLSLLGYWAEYYFPVEFQRTFIMPRGISPIFYALPAGIGARVGRPDTPCLAICGDGSFLPSSAELAVIREYNIPLVTIVYNNRSYGILEDYMESSYGIKGSMGLTNPDFVKLAGSFGIEAKRVTDPDRLKDTLCRLRWDEPCLIEFDFPIFPSPWK; from the coding sequence ATGCTCGGCAAAGACGCAATTCTACACTTTTTTGAGAAAAAAGGCATTAAAAATCTGTTCCATCTCCCGGGCATCCATACCCTCCCTTTCAACGAAGCAATAACGAAGAATCCCCGGATCTTATCCATTAGGGGGCGCCATGAATCGACTCTCGCCTCCATGGCGGACGGCTATGCCAGGGCGACCGGCGAGGCGGGCATCCTTATCGTGACCCCGGGCCCCGGTTTGGGCAATGTGGTCTCGGGATGCATGGAAGCCTTCTCGGATGATGTTCCCCTCCTCATTATCCATATCGATACGGGAAGAAAGGACATAGGGAAAGGCATACTCCACGAGCTCGTGGAGCCCGAAGCCATCTTCAGGCATATCACAAAAAAGACCTTTTGCGTGTCCATTGCCGACGAGCTCATACCTCTCCTCGATGACGCCTTTTGTCTCGCAATGGCAGAGAGGAGAGGTCCCGTGATGATCTCCATCCCCTATACTCTATTTGAAAAGGAGGTTCCTTTCACGTTGCCTGCACGCCCGGAACGGCAGGAAAGGCTTGACCTCGATGAAATCGAGCATGTCCTCGCCGGAAAGAAACATCCCGTCATCATCGGCGGGAAGGGGCTCATGAGAGAGGAGTTGAGGCCGCTCCTCGAATCGCTCTGCGTCGATCGGTCAATACCCTTTCTCACCACCACGGCAGGAAAGGGGGTCCTCTCGGAATACGGTCCCTGTGCCTTCGGAAATATCATGCAGAGAGGGACGGCGAGGCGGATCCTCGATTCAGCCGATGTTGTCATTGCCCTCGGTACGAGACTCAGGGATGTGGACGCGAAGCGACGGGGAATAAAAATCAAGGATCTTATCCACATAGACACGAACGGCGCATGGATGGGTAAGAATTATGCGGGGGCCTGCGTGGTCTCGGGCGATTTAAACGCTGCCCTTGTCGAGCTGCATGAGGTCCTTGGCAGAGCTCGATTCAACTGGGACCTGGAAGGGCTCAAAAGGCAGCAGGAGGAGGAGAGAAGCTCTCTCGAAAGAGACTTTATGGGTTTTCATATCATGAAGGCGGTCAGGGAGGCAATTCCCCTGGAGACGGTGACCGTGTGGGATTTGAGCCTCCTCGGCTACTGGGCCGAATATTATTTTCCCGTGGAATTTCAAAGGACTTTTATTATGCCGAGGGGTATATCACCCATTTTCTATGCCCTTCCGGCGGGAATAGGCGCAAGGGTGGGCCGTCCCGATACGCCGTGCCTGGCCATATGCGGGGACGGCAGTTTTCTTCCCTCCTCGGCAGAGCTAGCCGTCATAAGGGAGTATAATATTCCGCTTGTGACCATAGTATATAACAACAGGAGCTACGGGATACTCGAAGATTATATGGAATCTTCCTATGGCATCAAAGGTTCTATGGGCCTTACCAACCCTGATTTCGTAAAATTGGCGGGATCATTCGGTATCGAGGCAAAAAGGGTAACCGACCCCGACCGGTTGAAGGATACCTTATGTCGCCTGAGGTGGGATGAGCCCTGTCTTATCGAGTTCGATTTCCCCATTTTCCCGTCCCCGTGGAAATAG
- a CDS encoding saccharopine dehydrogenase family protein, with protein sequence MNANNGKILIIGAGGVATVAVHKCAQVPEVFKEIMVASRTLSKCDAIKEDIRRRYGREIQTARVDADNVPELSALIEKFQPYVVLNLALPYQDLHIMDACLETGVHYVDTANYEPLDEAHFEYSWQWAYQERFRQKGIMAVLGSGFDPGVTNVFTAYAKKHLFDEIHYLDILDCNAGSHGHAFATNFNPEINIREVTQTVRHWDQGRWIETPAIIEEGSTHFSFDYPIAGAKESYLLYHEELESLVRHIPEIRRARFWMTFSENYLTHLKVLQEVGMTRIDEIDYEGCKIIPIKFLKTLLPEPASLGTKYTGKTVIGNVMTGTRNGETITRYIYNVCDHEEAFRQTGTQAIAFTTGVPAMIGAMMVLTGTWKGTGVYNMEQLDPDKFMEALNAYGLPWQVVEHAPLPEHV encoded by the coding sequence ATGAACGCAAACAACGGTAAAATACTGATAATCGGAGCAGGGGGAGTGGCGACGGTGGCTGTCCACAAGTGCGCCCAGGTCCCGGAGGTCTTCAAAGAGATCATGGTGGCAAGCAGGACCCTCTCCAAGTGCGACGCCATAAAGGAAGATATACGCCGCAGATACGGAAGGGAGATCCAGACCGCCCGCGTGGATGCGGATAACGTGCCGGAGCTTTCAGCCCTCATCGAAAAGTTCCAGCCTTATGTCGTACTCAATCTCGCCCTCCCTTATCAGGACCTCCACATCATGGATGCATGCCTTGAAACAGGGGTCCATTATGTGGATACCGCCAATTACGAGCCCCTGGATGAGGCCCACTTCGAGTATAGCTGGCAATGGGCATATCAGGAGAGGTTCCGGCAAAAGGGAATTATGGCGGTGCTGGGCTCCGGTTTCGATCCGGGGGTGACGAACGTATTCACCGCCTATGCAAAAAAGCACCTCTTCGACGAGATACATTACCTCGACATCCTCGACTGCAACGCCGGAAGCCACGGTCATGCCTTTGCCACCAACTTCAACCCTGAGATCAATATCAGGGAGGTGACCCAGACGGTGAGGCACTGGGACCAGGGAAGATGGATCGAGACCCCGGCCATAATCGAAGAGGGGTCAACCCACTTCAGCTTCGACTATCCGATTGCCGGGGCGAAGGAGAGCTATCTCCTCTATCATGAAGAGCTCGAATCCCTCGTACGTCACATTCCGGAAATCCGGAGGGCCAGGTTCTGGATGACCTTTTCGGAAAACTACCTCACCCACCTGAAGGTGCTTCAGGAAGTGGGCATGACGAGAATAGACGAGATCGATTACGAAGGGTGCAAGATCATACCCATAAAGTTTCTCAAGACCCTCCTTCCCGAGCCTGCCTCCCTCGGAACGAAATACACGGGAAAAACCGTGATCGGAAACGTGATGACCGGGACCCGGAATGGTGAGACCATTACACGTTACATCTATAATGTGTGCGACCACGAAGAGGCCTTCAGGCAAACCGGCACCCAGGCGATCGCCTTCACCACGGGCGTGCCGGCCATGATCGGGGCCATGATGGTGCTTACCGGAACATGGAAGGGAACGGGAGTCTACAATATGGAACAACTCGATCCGGATAAGTTCATGGAAGCACTCAATGCCTATGGTCTGCCCTGGCAGGTGGTGGAGCACGCCCCTCTGCCGGAGCACGTCTGA
- a CDS encoding arginine decarboxylase, pyruvoyl-dependent has protein sequence MIIKTPTTFFLASGSSEGFSLLNAFDGALLASGVGDTNLVRMSSILPPHCKELNPAPLPMPQGALVPTAYASLYSEVPGETISAAVAIGIPEDSNLAGLIMEYSARAEEKAVVDQVKKMVEKGMDVRKRAIKEIKAISATYKVVSIGAVFAAVVLWD, from the coding sequence GTGATTATTAAAACACCCACTACATTTTTTCTGGCGAGCGGTTCCTCCGAAGGATTTTCGCTCCTGAATGCGTTCGACGGTGCCCTGTTGGCGTCGGGCGTCGGGGACACCAACCTGGTGAGAATGAGCAGCATCCTTCCTCCGCATTGCAAGGAGCTTAACCCTGCTCCCCTGCCCATGCCGCAGGGAGCTCTCGTTCCCACGGCCTATGCGTCACTTTACAGCGAAGTGCCCGGCGAGACCATATCGGCAGCAGTGGCGATCGGGATACCCGAGGATTCGAACCTCGCGGGATTAATAATGGAATATTCGGCAAGGGCGGAAGAGAAAGCCGTCGTGGACCAGGTCAAGAAGATGGTGGAAAAAGGGATGGATGTCAGGAAGCGGGCGATTAAAGAAATTAAGGCCATATCGGCCACCTATAAAGTCGTCAGCATCGGCGCAGTTTTTGCCGCAGTAGTCCTTTGGGATTGA
- the speB gene encoding agmatinase — protein sequence MKGVFTSAFMGSGTEDKGIIVLGCPLDVTSSFRGGTKFAPDSIRKASWTLETYSPYLKQDLEDVIFHDSGNLELFPADLRHSLDFIEEAAAGIAGQGRKHLILGGEHLITFPLLKGLRNYYKELQVVHFDAHCDLRDQYEGQELSHATAMKRVKELGGIDLMQIGIRSGTRQEFEELSEIRSPSELEARLDRNRPVYLTFDIDVFDPSLVSGVTTPEPGGLTFKEVMDYFSVLKGREIKGADIVELAPDYDTTFVSSVTAAKVAREILLLLE from the coding sequence ATGAAAGGTGTTTTCACGAGTGCATTCATGGGATCAGGGACTGAGGACAAGGGGATTATTGTTCTGGGGTGCCCCCTCGATGTAACCTCCTCTTTCCGGGGAGGGACCAAATTTGCCCCCGACAGCATCAGAAAGGCATCGTGGACCCTCGAGACCTACAGCCCTTACCTGAAACAGGACCTGGAGGATGTAATATTTCACGACTCCGGCAACCTCGAGCTATTCCCCGCAGACCTCAGGCACTCCCTAGACTTTATCGAAGAGGCGGCGGCAGGAATTGCAGGCCAGGGGCGGAAGCATCTCATCCTCGGCGGCGAGCACCTCATCACCTTCCCTCTCCTGAAGGGTTTAAGAAATTATTATAAAGAGCTTCAGGTCGTCCATTTCGACGCCCATTGCGACCTCAGGGATCAATACGAGGGACAGGAGCTGTCCCACGCGACGGCCATGAAACGGGTGAAAGAGCTTGGCGGAATAGATTTGATGCAGATAGGCATTCGGTCCGGAACGCGGCAGGAGTTCGAAGAGCTGAGCGAGATAAGGTCGCCTTCGGAGCTCGAGGCCCGCCTGGATCGAAACCGTCCCGTCTACCTTACCTTCGATATTGACGTCTTTGACCCGTCCCTGGTCTCGGGAGTAACCACCCCGGAGCCGGGAGGTCTTACCTTCAAAGAAGTAATGGACTATTTTTCTGTCTTAAAAGGAAGAGAAATAAAGGGCGCCGACATAGTCGAGCTGGCGCCCGATTACGATACGACCTTCGTCTCCTCCGTCACCGCCGCAAAAGTAGCCCGGGAAATCCTCCTGCTCCTTGAGTGA
- a CDS encoding pentapeptide repeat-containing protein encodes MKKLALFVAGFVIPLFFFIGTGYGFNAADLQRLKTTFRCPGCDLSGAGLKGFNLSRARLVGANLAGADLTGANLSMAHLNNADFSRCDLTGANLSEARLQYAELVGTDLAGAVLDHADFTGVNLTHANLLKARGFHMILRGADLSGANLINAVFEHATMRGANLSGTDLTGANISNADLTGANLTGTNISGANLNGATWPDGVSCKAGSVGVCKK; translated from the coding sequence TTGAAGAAATTGGCTCTTTTTGTGGCGGGGTTCGTTATTCCCCTATTTTTCTTTATCGGGACCGGGTATGGGTTCAACGCGGCCGATCTTCAAAGACTGAAAACCACGTTCCGATGCCCGGGGTGCGATTTGTCCGGGGCAGGACTCAAGGGTTTCAACCTGAGCAGGGCGAGACTCGTGGGGGCGAACCTGGCAGGAGCCGATCTCACCGGGGCCAACCTCTCCATGGCCCACCTGAACAATGCAGATTTTTCAAGGTGCGATCTTACGGGAGCCAATTTAAGCGAGGCACGCCTCCAGTATGCTGAACTCGTGGGCACCGACCTGGCCGGGGCGGTCCTCGACCACGCAGATTTTACCGGTGTCAATCTCACCCATGCAAATCTGCTGAAGGCCAGAGGGTTCCATATGATCCTCCGCGGAGCCGACCTCTCCGGGGCAAATCTGATAAATGCTGTCTTCGAGCATGCGACCATGCGGGGAGCGAACCTCTCCGGCACGGACCTTACGGGCGCCAATATCTCAAACGCCGACCTTACGGGCGCCAATTTAACGGGAACGAATATCTCGGGAGCAAATCTTAACGGCGCCACCTGGCCCGATGGAGTGAGCTGCAAGGCGGGTTCAGTGGGCGTTTGCAAGAAATAA
- the nspC gene encoding carboxynorspermidine decarboxylase — MKAVAEKRNSIDRFSAKKSGTISRYHGLSDAGRQELLRSLDTAGLKTLTRSIKHAKKEFFAAAKERSLAIAATPATPVYLIDESLIEENMRLLRYVKDRTGCKILHALKAYASFATFPMMSDYLDGTCASGLNEARLGREKFGKEVHTFSAAYREQEIGPILRYSDTVVFNSFYQLGRFGKAARKKGVRVGLRVNPGYSEVETAMYNPCAPCSRLGITHEAFVAGFPEYDGMVEGLHFHAMCQQNSDVLERVLNSFEALYGPYLKGLQWVNFGGGHHITRDDYDLERLIKIIKQFKAKYGLQVYLEPGEASVLHAGVLISSVLDIVSNSGEIAIIDASAEAHMPDVLLMPYRPEILTSAGPGEKKYTYRLAGPTCLAGDVIGDYSFDAPLERGTRLVFTDMALYSIVKNTTFNGINLPDIALLGSNGTIEVIRRFGYRDYMNRQS, encoded by the coding sequence ATGAAGGCCGTTGCCGAAAAGAGGAATTCGATCGATCGTTTTTCGGCAAAAAAGTCCGGGACAATATCCCGTTATCACGGACTCTCAGATGCGGGGAGGCAGGAACTACTCCGCTCCCTCGATACCGCGGGCCTGAAAACCCTCACCCGATCGATTAAACATGCGAAAAAGGAGTTTTTTGCGGCAGCGAAGGAGAGGTCCCTTGCCATCGCTGCCACGCCTGCCACGCCTGTCTATCTTATCGATGAATCCCTGATCGAGGAAAACATGCGGCTCCTCCGTTACGTGAAAGACCGCACCGGCTGCAAGATCCTTCACGCCCTCAAGGCATATGCCTCTTTCGCCACTTTTCCCATGATGAGCGACTACCTCGACGGGACATGCGCAAGCGGGCTCAATGAAGCGCGACTTGGCCGTGAGAAGTTCGGAAAAGAGGTCCACACCTTTTCGGCCGCCTACCGGGAGCAGGAGATAGGCCCTATTCTCAGATATTCCGATACAGTTGTTTTCAACTCCTTTTATCAGCTCGGGCGCTTTGGGAAAGCGGCACGGAAGAAGGGAGTGAGGGTGGGCCTCAGGGTCAATCCCGGGTATTCGGAGGTGGAGACCGCCATGTACAACCCCTGTGCCCCCTGTTCGAGACTCGGCATCACCCATGAGGCCTTTGTCGCCGGGTTCCCGGAATATGACGGGATGGTGGAAGGACTTCATTTCCACGCCATGTGCCAGCAGAATTCGGATGTCCTCGAGCGGGTCCTCAACTCCTTCGAAGCACTCTACGGACCATATTTGAAGGGGCTTCAATGGGTAAATTTCGGGGGAGGCCACCATATCACGCGGGATGATTATGACCTGGAGCGCCTTATTAAAATTATTAAACAATTCAAGGCGAAATACGGTCTGCAGGTCTATCTCGAACCGGGTGAAGCGAGCGTGCTTCACGCAGGCGTCCTCATCTCCTCCGTCCTCGATATCGTCAGCAACAGCGGAGAGATCGCCATAATAGACGCCTCCGCCGAAGCCCACATGCCCGACGTGCTCCTCATGCCCTACCGGCCTGAGATTTTAACTTCCGCGGGGCCGGGGGAAAAGAAATATACCTACAGGCTCGCCGGACCGACCTGCCTTGCGGGAGATGTAATCGGAGACTATTCTTTCGATGCTCCCCTTGAAAGAGGGACCCGGCTCGTCTTCACCGATATGGCGCTTTATAGTATCGTAAAGAATACGACATTCAACGGGATCAACCTCCCGGATATCGCACTCCTCGGAAGCAACGGAACAATAGAGGTAATCAGGCGATTCGGATACAGGGATTACATGAACAGACAATCATAG
- the tig gene encoding trigger factor: MKVEVTNLDQVRKKVEVILPEEKLKELENEIYDELKKQAKIRGFRPGKTPKSILTAYYKDYVEDELKKRMVQNTMGEALAQAEVAPVTEPYVDFIEAEGQQGYTMECEVEPEIELPEYKGMEIEVSKIAVSDEEMQERIERLRNMHAEMKMKDETSGAEKGDFVIVKYQGFSEDGKPVNEVATEGYPLELGTTTLLPEFEAALTGMKAGEEKDVPISFPEDYPDASIASQTIVFRVTVKEIREKKLPEVNDEFAKDLSFDTLDALKESIRGEIEKEKEGAEKRNVVQQLVSGLISKVEVPVPPKYLEKKVEGMVEDAKMRFKSQSQRLGPDEEKALEENLRKEFEPRAVDRVKAEILLAKIAKKEGITLNEEEVFDKIKKFAEESKQPFSEVLQFYRQYNLIGGLRQNIIEEKAVDFLREHAVMKEKE; encoded by the coding sequence ATGAAGGTTGAAGTGACGAATCTCGATCAGGTGAGGAAGAAAGTTGAGGTCATTCTTCCAGAAGAAAAGCTCAAGGAGTTGGAAAACGAGATCTACGACGAGCTGAAGAAACAGGCAAAAATCCGGGGTTTTCGTCCCGGTAAGACCCCTAAATCAATTCTGACCGCATATTATAAAGATTACGTGGAAGACGAGTTGAAGAAGAGGATGGTCCAGAATACCATGGGAGAGGCACTCGCCCAGGCGGAAGTGGCCCCCGTGACCGAGCCTTACGTTGATTTCATCGAGGCTGAAGGACAACAGGGATACACCATGGAGTGCGAGGTAGAGCCCGAGATCGAGCTTCCCGAATACAAGGGAATGGAAATAGAAGTGTCAAAGATCGCGGTGAGCGACGAAGAGATGCAGGAGCGGATCGAAAGGCTCAGAAACATGCACGCCGAGATGAAGATGAAAGATGAGACCTCGGGTGCCGAAAAGGGCGATTTCGTGATCGTGAAATACCAGGGATTTTCGGAAGACGGGAAGCCGGTGAACGAAGTGGCCACCGAAGGCTATCCCCTGGAGCTCGGCACCACCACCCTGCTCCCCGAATTTGAGGCGGCCCTGACCGGCATGAAGGCAGGGGAAGAGAAGGATGTGCCCATCAGCTTTCCTGAAGATTATCCGGATGCAAGCATCGCATCCCAGACGATCGTTTTCCGTGTCACCGTAAAGGAGATCCGGGAAAAGAAGCTCCCCGAAGTGAACGATGAATTTGCGAAAGACCTCTCCTTCGATACCTTGGACGCACTGAAGGAGAGTATCCGGGGCGAGATAGAGAAAGAGAAGGAAGGGGCGGAGAAGAGAAACGTGGTCCAGCAGCTGGTCTCGGGCCTTATCTCGAAAGTCGAAGTACCCGTTCCCCCGAAATACCTTGAGAAGAAAGTGGAAGGCATGGTCGAGGATGCCAAGATGCGGTTCAAGAGCCAGTCCCAGCGGCTCGGTCCTGACGAGGAGAAGGCACTCGAGGAAAACCTGCGGAAAGAGTTCGAGCCGAGGGCCGTGGACCGGGTAAAGGCGGAGATCCTCCTCGCCAAGATCGCGAAGAAAGAAGGCATCACCTTAAATGAAGAAGAAGTGTTCGATAAAATAAAGAAGTTTGCCGAAGAGAGCAAGCAGCCCTTCAGCGAAGTCCTTCAGTTTTACCGGCAGTATAATCTCATAGGCGGCTTGAGACAGAACATAATTGAGGAAAAAGCAGTCGACTTCCTGCGTGAGCATGCCGTCATGAAGGAGAAGGAATGA
- a CDS encoding RNA polymerase sigma factor, with translation MAYGAADAPVGDDIQNPKDEEIVRQIVDGDVNAFEQLVERYRNFVAAIVARHVPFDQVEDTLQDVFLRAYRSLPKYRHDGGFKSWLSVIAARTCYDFWRERYKSREIPMSSLSEQHREWLETTLSDRSSAAFYEHNPEREAREVLDWAIGALSPADRMALELVYLEGRSVKEAAGLMGWSVANVKVRLFRSRRRLQNLCEAAAKERRREG, from the coding sequence ATGGCTTACGGAGCAGCGGACGCACCAGTGGGAGATGACATTCAGAATCCGAAAGATGAAGAGATCGTCCGTCAGATAGTAGATGGAGACGTAAACGCCTTCGAGCAGCTGGTGGAAAGGTACCGGAATTTTGTGGCGGCTATTGTTGCCCGACATGTCCCTTTCGATCAGGTAGAGGATACCTTGCAGGACGTATTTTTGAGGGCATACCGGTCGCTGCCGAAGTACAGGCATGACGGGGGCTTCAAATCCTGGTTGTCCGTGATTGCCGCGAGGACCTGTTACGACTTTTGGCGGGAACGCTACAAGTCCCGCGAAATTCCCATGAGCTCTCTATCGGAACAACACCGGGAGTGGCTCGAAACGACCCTCTCCGACCGATCGAGCGCCGCCTTCTACGAGCATAACCCCGAGAGGGAAGCCAGGGAAGTCCTGGACTGGGCAATCGGCGCCTTGTCGCCTGCCGACAGGATGGCGCTGGAACTTGTTTACCTTGAGGGGCGCTCCGTAAAAGAAGCGGCGGGCCTCATGGGATGGAGCGTCGCGAACGTGAAAGTGAGATTGTTCCGCTCCCGCAGAAGACTTCAAAACCTGTGCGAGGCGGCAGCCAAAGAAAGAAGGAGGGAAGGATGA
- a CDS encoding HEAT repeat domain-containing protein, whose product MTLLKDLTVAAIYDWFAHKGAMLLKESGPAFGEVVLQSLRASMGDVKSPMPAFPRADGFDEKLEKGLTHKDLTEIAGHVKSFVSSLSPGSGPEGAERFMESVFEHVKENFPIRAALKTSVVTKDLLVDALKGNDKDEKIQAILLLGEIDSEETNLLLYDFLQDRDPDLRVAAIHAMAGMGSESSVPYILELLHDPEISVRGAAVGALMQLRSKEAIDALIDVVICEDDEPVRVRAITALFDLASTEAADKLAEVAQSHVDPVCCNRAREAISRLGGKAETTKE is encoded by the coding sequence ATGACTCTGCTCAAGGATCTTACCGTGGCGGCAATTTATGACTGGTTCGCCCACAAGGGCGCCATGCTGCTTAAGGAAAGTGGACCGGCTTTCGGAGAGGTGGTGCTCCAAAGTCTGCGCGCATCGATGGGTGACGTGAAGAGTCCCATGCCTGCCTTTCCTCGCGCGGATGGATTCGACGAGAAACTCGAAAAAGGGCTCACTCATAAGGATTTGACCGAGATTGCGGGCCACGTAAAGTCCTTTGTCTCGTCTCTCTCCCCGGGTTCCGGACCGGAAGGGGCTGAACGATTCATGGAATCGGTCTTCGAGCATGTGAAAGAGAATTTTCCGATCAGGGCGGCCCTCAAGACCTCGGTCGTCACAAAAGACCTTTTGGTCGATGCCCTTAAGGGGAATGACAAGGACGAGAAAATCCAGGCCATCCTCCTCCTGGGAGAGATAGATTCGGAAGAGACAAACCTTCTTCTCTATGATTTTCTTCAGGATAGAGATCCCGACCTCAGGGTGGCTGCCATACATGCGATGGCCGGCATGGGATCGGAATCATCCGTGCCCTACATTCTCGAACTCCTCCACGACCCGGAGATATCCGTCCGCGGGGCAGCGGTCGGCGCCCTCATGCAGCTTCGCTCGAAGGAAGCGATAGATGCCCTCATTGACGTGGTCATATGCGAGGATGACGAACCGGTGCGCGTGCGGGCCATTACCGCCCTATTCGATCTGGCATCCACAGAAGCGGCGGACAAGCTGGCCGAAGTCGCGCAATCTCACGTCGATCCCGTCTGCTGCAATCGGGCCCGGGAAGCAATTTCGAGATTAGGCGGAAAGGCCGAGACGACAAAAGAGTAA
- the clpP gene encoding ATP-dependent Clp endopeptidase proteolytic subunit ClpP — MNLVPIVIEKDGRGERAYDIYSKLLKERIIFLGAPIDDNVANIVIAQLLFLESEDPTREISIYVNSPGGYITSGLAIYDTMQYIKSPVTTMCTGQAASMAAVLLGAGEKGKRYALPHSRVLIHQPLGGAQGQATDIGIQAKEILRTREELNEILVKHTGQSMEKIIQDTERDFYMTAIQAVEYGIIDEIVEKRK; from the coding sequence ATGAACCTTGTACCGATCGTAATTGAGAAAGACGGCAGGGGAGAGCGGGCGTACGACATCTACTCGAAGCTGCTGAAAGAAAGAATCATTTTTCTGGGGGCCCCCATCGATGACAATGTGGCCAACATCGTGATCGCCCAGCTGCTCTTCCTTGAATCGGAAGACCCCACACGGGAGATATCGATATATGTGAACAGCCCCGGCGGTTACATCACCAGCGGACTCGCCATATACGATACCATGCAGTACATCAAATCCCCCGTCACCACCATGTGCACGGGCCAGGCTGCGAGCATGGCGGCCGTGCTTTTAGGCGCGGGCGAGAAGGGAAAACGTTATGCCCTGCCCCATTCGCGGGTGCTGATCCATCAGCCCCTCGGCGGAGCCCAGGGACAGGCTACGGACATCGGCATACAGGCCAAGGAGATACTGAGGACCCGTGAGGAATTGAACGAGATCCTCGTGAAACATACAGGCCAGTCAATGGAAAAGATAATTCAGGATACGGAACGGGACTTCTACATGACCGCCATACAGGCTGTTGAATACGGCATAATAGACGAGATCGTGGAGAAACGAAAATGA